In the genome of Nonomuraea sp. NBC_00507, the window TCTCCGCCTCGCTCCGCAACACACGATCAAAATCGCGCATGTCGCCTACCACCGCCAGGTAGCCGGCCAAGCCACAGGGAGAACTTCGGCCGTGCCGCGCAATGACGGTCCCTGATCACTGGCCAGCAGCTCCAAGCACTTCTGTCCTGGGCGGTACTCTGGCACCTTTCTTAGGGGAGTGGAGGTTATTCCTCCTGATTGATCCGCTTGAGCTGGGCAAATGGCCTAACACGGCGCGTGCGCCGAGTAAGATCATCCCGTGCATGTCCCCGATTCCAGCCGCGAGAGCAACCACGTCATCCGGTGGCCGACCCGGAGCGCAGGTTGCCCGGCTCGAGCACCGGAATCGTAGCGGCTCAACGGCCATAACCCGGAGGTACCGGGCAACGTTACGGGTGAGGACGCGTTCGGGCAGCGCCAGGAGCGGTAGTTGAAGCGAGAGGAAGGGCGCCGGCCTCGTCAACGGCGTGATCGATGCCGAAGTTGAGCGCGCTGTGCAGGATAAGACGGTGTCAACAGGTGCCGTCAGATGTAGGGCTATGCCGTGTGACTTTCGAGACGGTCCTGGGTCAGCGATCTGCTGACTTTCACAGACTCCGGCTTCCCAGCGGAGGGGGCAAGTGTCCGCGGTCTGCTGAGGACGATGGAAACGGCCCTCGGTGGCACCTGCCGGGGGCCGTTTGCATGTCCGGTCGAGGTCAGCAGATCTTGTAGTCGTCCCGCGTCGAGTTGTACGAGCAGGAGTCCACCAGCGTGCCAGACGGGTTCCGCAGGTACGCGGTGTCCCTGGCCTGGTTCCAGATGTAGGCGAAGGTCCCCCCGCTCCTGCCCCAGTAGCGCGTGGTGGTGGTGTTCTTACCTTTGCCGGTCCGCACGGTGACCGTCTTCCCGGCTCCGAGGGTGAATGCGCCGAATGTGTAGACGTGATCCGACCGGTTCGTCTTGTCGCGGAGGGTCCACCCCTTGAGGCTGACGGCCTTCTTGGTCGTGTTCTTGATCTGTGCGTACTCGCCGTTCAGGCTGCTGTTCGCGCCGAAGTCTGGCGAGCCGGGCGAGTCGTAGTAGATCTTGGTGATTTGAATGGCCGGGCCCGCCGCGTAGGCGGGCTGGGAGACGACGACCACGCCAGCGGCCAGCATGGCGGCCGTCAGCAGAGATCGGGTACGCACAGGGATGCTCCTGGGGTGGGGGAAATGATCCAAATCAATCATATTGATGGGATTAAGATATCGATGGAACGTTCCTGCATCGGTTTGGTATCCGATAGAGCTTTTGCGTACCGGTCGTTCATGGGGGGATCGGCCTGGTTTGTGCCGCTCGTAGCGGACACGATGTCGGAAAGACCGTCAAACGGGACCATACCGTGACAGTGCAAAACTGCGCAGTTTAAAGATCACGTCCAGAGCTGCGTCTTCCGGAGGCCTGGGAGGAGAGAACGATGAGGGCCGATCTCATTGAGAAATCGGCCCCTGACTAGCATGAGCTCTTCCAATTAAAGCTGCCGCTGCTATTCGAACTACGCAGACGGAGCGCAGATCGCGAAGGCGAGCGCACCGGTTTGGATGGTTTCTCCCTCAGGAATCTTGATTCGGACAGTCCAATCCCTTGTGCTGGGCGTTCCATCGCTCCGTACTGGTTCGTTAACTGTGGTGATAGTGCCAGGAGACGGATGCCACCAGATATGCTGACCACCGCCGATAACTACCTCGCCATCGGCACACTGAAGGGTTGCACCGTAGAACCCTCCGCAGTGGTTCTGGAACTCTGCCCTGATTATGCGCGTGGACCTGATGCCG includes:
- a CDS encoding lamin tail domain-containing protein, which codes for MRTRSLLTAAMLAAGVVVVSQPAYAAGPAIQITKIYYDSPGSPDFGANSSLNGEYAQIKNTTKKAVSLKGWTLRDKTNRSDHVYTFGAFTLGAGKTVTVRTGKGKNTTTTRYWGRSGGTFAYIWNQARDTAYLRNPSGTLVDSCSYNSTRDDYKIC